From a region of the Primulina eburnea isolate SZY01 chromosome 7, ASM2296580v1, whole genome shotgun sequence genome:
- the LOC140836620 gene encoding protein DETOXIFICATION 40-like has protein sequence MESSSFLDQGVNESLLKSQKHKPQVVEVSSELEGILSDTTLSRRHRLQRATALELRYLFRLAGPAVIVYLLNNVISMSSQIFCGHLGNLELAASSLGNNGIQLLTYGVMLGMGSAVETLCGQAYGANKPEMLGIYLQRSTILLTLTGIPFLTIYIFSKQILLFLGQSKRVSSAAALFTFGLIPQIFAYAANFPIQKFLQAQSIVNPSAYISAGALVVHLFLTWLVLYVFNWGLLGAGLVLSLSWWIIVVAQFVYILLSERCKETWTGFSVMAFSGLWGFFKLSVASAVMLCLEAWYYQIIMLIVGLLPNPEVALDSLSVCMTILSWVFMVSVGFNAAASVRVSNELGAGHPKSAAFSVVVVTLTSLVISILFTIFSLVFRHQLSYAFTPGKVVSDAVSDLAPYLAGAVFLNGVQPVLSGVAVGCGWQAFVAYVNVGCYYIVGLPLGAVLGFKFNLGAKGVWLGMIGGTAMQTIILIWVTIRADWNKEVEKAKGRLNKWDDVKEEICDG, from the exons ATGGAGTCGTCATCGTTTCTAGATCAAGGAGTGAATGAATCTTTGTTGAAATCACAAAAACATAAGCCACAGGTGGTGGAGGTTAGCTCGGAACTTGAGGGCATCTTGTCGGATACAACCTTGTCACGGCGGCACCGCCTCCAGAGAGCCACTGCACTCGAGCTCCGGTATCTGTTCAGGCTTGCAGGCCCTGCGGTCATTGTTTATTTGCTGAATAATGTTATTTCCATGTCTTCCCAAATTTTTTGCGGCCATCTTGGTAATCTCGAACTCGCTGCTTCTTCTTTGGGAAACAATGGTATCCAGCTTTTGACGTATGGAGTCATG CTTGGAATGGGAAGTGCGGTAGAAACCTTGTGTGGGCAAGCATACGGAGCGAACAAACCTGAAATGCTTGGAATATACCTGCAAAGATCAACAATCCTCCTTACGCTCACAGGCATCCCCTTTCTGACAATTTACATATTTTCCAAGCAAATCTTGCTCTTCCTCGGGCAATCAAAGAGGGTCTCATCTGCAGCCGCACTATTTACATTCGGCCTAATACCTCAAATCTTTGCGTACGCTGCGAATTTCCCCATCCAAAAATTCTTGCAAGCACAGAGCATAGTGAACCCGAGCGCTTATATCTCGGCAGGGGCATTGGTTGTGCACCTTTTCTTGACGTGGCTCGTGTTGTATGTGTTCAACTGGGGACTGTTGGGTGCTGGTCTCGTGCTGAGTCTTTCATGGTGGATCATAGTGGTGGCGCAGTTTGTTTACATTTTGCTATCGGAGCGGTGTAAGGAGACGTGGACCGGGTTCAGCGTGATGGCGTTTTCAGGGCTGTGGGGGTTCTTTAAGCTGTCTGTTGCGTCTGCTGTTATGCTGTGCTTGGAGGCTTGGTATTATCAGATTATAATGTTGATTGTTGGTTTGCTGCCTAATCCTGAAGTGGCACTCGACTCGCTATCTGTCTG CATGACTATCCTCAGTTGGGTATTCATGGTGTCTGTGGGATTCAACGCTGCGGCCAG TGTTAGGGTTAGCAACGAGCTTGGAGCAGGGCACCCGAAATCAGCAGCATTTAGTGTGGTGGTCGTGACTCTAACCTCTTTAGTTATTTCTATCCTTTTCACCATTTTCTCCCTAGTTTTTCGTCATCAACTCAGTTATGCCTTCACCCCCGGCAAAGTTGTTTCCGACGCCGTCTCAGATCTTGCACCGTATCTTGCCGGAGCCGTTTTCCTCAATGGGGTTCAACCTGTTTTATCTG GTGTGGCGGTTGGATGTGGATGGCAAGCATTTGTTGCTTACGTGAATGTTGGTTGTTACTACATAGTTGGTCTTCCATTGGGCGCTGTTCTTGGCTTTAAATTCAACCTCGGTGCCAAG GGCGTATGGTTGGGCATGATCGGAGGGACAGCCATGCAGACCATAATCTTAATATGGGTCACCATTCGCGCCGACTGGAACAAAGAG GTGGAAAAGGCGAAGGGCCGATTGAACAAATGGGATGACGTAAAAGAAGAAATATGTGACGGATGA
- the LOC140836621 gene encoding prohibitin-1, mitochondrial-like, whose protein sequence is MNFSNVKVPKMPGGGAVSALLKFGVVAGLGVYGVTNSLYNVDGGHRAIVFNRIIGVKDKVYPEGTHLIIPWFERPIIYDVRARPHLVESTSGSRDLQMVKISLRVLTRPLPDQLPTIYRTLGENYNERVLPSIIHETLKAVVAQYNASQLITQRESVSREIRKILTERAAFFNMALDDVSITGLTFGMEFTAAIEAKQVAAQEAERAKFVVDKAEQDKQSAIIRAQGEAASAQLIGQAIANNPAFITLRKIEASKDISHTIASSTNRVYLNSDELLLNLHGLKK, encoded by the exons ATGAATTTTAGCAATGTTAAAGTTCCCAAGATGCCTGGTGGAGGTGCGGTATCTGCCTTGCTCAAATTTGGAGTTGTTGCTGGGCTTGGCGTCTATGGAGTGACAAATAGCCTCTACAACGTTGATGGAGGTCACCGTGCCATTGTTTTCAACCGTATCATTGGGGTTAAAGACAAG GTGTATCCAGAAGGGACACACTTGATAATCCCATGGTTTGAAAGGCCGATCATCTATGATGTTCGAGCACGGCCACATCTAGTGGAAAGCACTTCAGGCAGTCGTGACCTTCAGATG GTAAAAATTAGTCTTCGGGTTCTCACTCGTCCTTTGCCGGATCAGTTACCCACCATTTATCGAACCCTCGGTGAGAACTATAATGAGAGGGTCCTGCCTTCAATTATCCATGAGACTCTGAAAGCTGTAGTTGCCCAATACAATGCTAGCCAGCTTATCACCCAGAGAGAG AGTGTTAGCAGAGAAATACGAAAAATATTGACTGAAAGAGCAGCCTTCTTTAACATGGCTTTGGATGATGTGTCCATTACTGGCCTAACCTTTGGAATGGAATTCACCGCTGCAATTGAAGCCAAACAAGTAGCTGCACAAGAGGCTGAAAGGGCCAAGTTTGTTGTCGATAAGGCTGAGCAAGACAAACAAAGTGCTATCATTCGAGCACAG GGAGAAGCTGCGAGTGCCCAGCTGATTGGTCAAGCTATTGCCAACAATCCGGCATTTATAACCCTCCGAAAAATTGAAGCATCTAAAGATATTTCACATACCATAGCATCCTCAACCAATAGGGTGTACTTGAACTCTGATGAGCTGCTGCTGAACCTTCATGGTCTGAAGAAGTAA